One genomic window of Borreliella garinii includes the following:
- the dnaA gene encoding chromosomal replication initiator protein DnaA produces MEKSKNIWSLILTEIKKELSEEEFYVWFENLYFLESIGDNIQISTPNLFHKNQMEKRFTKKIKEILTKNGYNNVTIVFTNQPPKTYSSKQESEKTTFNETLQNFDKLKGNTLSKEPIQSIKDHIKMYIKKEEEPTNFRNPFLKKRYTFENFIIGPNNRLAYNASLSISKNPGKKYNPCLIYGGVGLGKTHLLQSIGNKTEALHNNLKILYVTAENFLNEFVESIKTHETKKFKKKYRYLDMLLIDDIHDLQKKEGIQEELFHTFNALYEDNKQLVFTCDRSPSELTNFTDRLKSRFTRGLNVDISKPNFELRVAIIEKKAEEDGIKVPKDILNLVAQKVTTNVRDLEAAVTKLKAYIDLDNIEIDIDIVEKIIKEIIIYEKETTSESSNKINIENIKKILLRELKIAHKDIEGHSKKPEITKARHIYAYLLRNFTELSTVEIGKIIGGKTHSTVLYSINKIDRDRNNDEEINNLITELMNKIKKN; encoded by the coding sequence ATGGAAAAATCAAAAAATATATGGAGCTTGATTTTAACAGAAATAAAAAAAGAACTATCAGAAGAAGAGTTTTATGTTTGGTTTGAAAATTTGTATTTTTTAGAATCAATAGGTGATAATATTCAAATATCTACTCCAAATTTATTCCACAAAAATCAAATGGAAAAAAGATTTACAAAAAAAATCAAAGAAATCCTCACAAAAAATGGCTATAATAACGTAACAATTGTATTTACGAATCAACCACCTAAAACATATTCTAGCAAACAAGAAAGCGAAAAAACAACTTTTAACGAAACTTTGCAAAATTTTGACAAGCTCAAAGGAAATACACTTTCTAAAGAACCAATTCAAAGCATTAAAGATCACATAAAAATGTATATCAAAAAAGAAGAAGAGCCTACAAATTTTAGAAATCCCTTTCTTAAAAAAAGATATACATTTGAAAATTTTATCATAGGACCAAACAATAGACTTGCATACAACGCCAGCTTATCAATCTCAAAAAATCCTGGAAAAAAATATAATCCTTGTTTAATTTACGGTGGAGTTGGACTTGGGAAAACACATTTGCTTCAAAGCATAGGGAACAAAACAGAAGCATTACATAATAACCTAAAGATATTATACGTTACCGCTGAAAATTTTTTAAATGAGTTTGTAGAAAGCATAAAGACACATGAAACAAAAAAGTTTAAAAAAAAATATAGATACTTGGATATGCTACTTATAGATGATATCCACGACTTACAAAAAAAAGAAGGTATACAAGAAGAGCTTTTTCACACATTTAATGCCCTTTATGAAGACAATAAACAATTAGTATTCACATGTGATCGATCTCCTTCTGAGCTTACAAATTTTACAGATCGACTAAAAAGCAGGTTCACAAGAGGATTAAATGTTGATATATCAAAGCCCAATTTTGAACTCAGAGTCGCTATTATTGAAAAAAAAGCAGAAGAGGATGGCATAAAGGTTCCTAAAGATATACTAAATCTGGTTGCTCAAAAAGTTACAACAAATGTAAGAGACCTTGAAGCTGCTGTAACAAAACTAAAAGCATATATAGATTTAGACAATATAGAAATTGACATTGACATTGTTGAAAAAATAATCAAAGAAATAATAATTTACGAAAAAGAAACAACCAGTGAATCAAGCAATAAAATAAATATCGAAAATATAAAAAAAATACTCTTGCGGGAACTAAAAATTGCACATAAAGACATTGAGGGACATAGCAAAAAACCAGAGATAACAAAAGCTAGACATATTTATGCGTACCTTTTGAGGAATTTTACAGAGTTATCAACAGTTGAAATTGGAAAAATTATTGGAGGAAAAACCCATTCAACAGTACTTTATTCAATAAATAAAATAGATAGGGACAGAAATAATGACGAAGAAATCAACAATTTAATCACAGAACTTATGAACAAAATAAAAAAAAATTAA
- the gyrB gene encoding DNA topoisomerase (ATP-hydrolyzing) subunit B, whose translation MNYVASNIQVLKGLEAVRKRPGMYIGSVSVNGLHHLVYEVVDNSIDEALAGFCDKIDVVINLDNTITVIDNGRGIPTDIHEEEGISALELVLTKLHSGGKFNKGTYKVSGGLHGVGISVVNALSSFLEVYVNRDGKIFRQTFSKGIPTSKVEVVGESSITGTKVTFLADSEIFETLDYNFDVLEKRLKELAFLNDKIYITIEDKRAGKEKSSKFYFEGGIKSFVDYLTNDSKAFQSESYYIDGFINDVIVNVGLKWTESYSDNILSFVNNINTREGGTHVMGFRSGLTKAMNEAFKNSKISKKDIPNLTGDDFKEGLTAVISVKVPEPQFEGQTKSKLGNSEIKKIVEIIVYEHLLEIINSNPLEIDIILEKAIRAARAREAARKARESERKKNAFESLALPGKLADCASKNPSEREIYIVEGDSAGGSAKMGRNRFFQAILPLWGKMLNVEKTREDKVITNDKLIPIIASLGAGVGKTFDITKLRYHKVIIMADADVDGSHIRTLLLAFFFRYMRDLIENGYIYIAMPPLYKMKYDNRIYYFYDEKEKEKFLDSIETKNRNNIFLQRYKGLGEMNPTQLWETTMDPARRKMRLINIDDAIEAEKIFVTLMGDLVEPRKEFIEQNALNVINLDV comes from the coding sequence ATGAATTATGTTGCTAGTAACATTCAGGTCTTAAAAGGACTTGAGGCTGTTAGGAAGAGGCCTGGTATGTATATAGGCTCTGTTTCTGTTAATGGTTTGCACCATTTGGTTTATGAGGTGGTTGACAATAGCATTGATGAGGCTTTAGCTGGGTTTTGTGATAAAATAGATGTTGTTATTAATTTAGATAATACCATAACTGTAATTGATAATGGGAGAGGGATTCCCACTGATATTCATGAAGAAGAGGGAATTAGTGCTCTTGAACTTGTTTTAACAAAACTACATTCTGGCGGTAAGTTTAATAAGGGTACTTATAAAGTTTCTGGTGGGTTGCATGGCGTTGGAATTTCGGTTGTAAATGCGTTGTCTTCATTTTTAGAGGTTTATGTCAATAGGGATGGAAAAATTTTTAGGCAAACTTTTTCAAAAGGTATTCCAACTTCTAAAGTAGAAGTTGTGGGAGAATCTTCTATTACGGGAACCAAGGTTACTTTTTTAGCAGATTCTGAAATTTTTGAAACCTTAGATTATAATTTCGATGTTCTTGAAAAAAGGCTTAAAGAGCTTGCTTTTTTAAACGATAAAATATACATTACAATTGAAGATAAAAGGGCTGGCAAAGAAAAATCTTCAAAATTTTATTTTGAAGGTGGGATAAAATCTTTTGTAGATTATTTAACTAATGACAGTAAAGCTTTTCAATCAGAATCTTATTATATTGATGGTTTTATTAATGATGTTATTGTTAATGTAGGTCTTAAATGGACTGAAAGTTATTCTGATAATATTCTTTCTTTTGTTAATAATATTAATACAAGAGAAGGGGGGACCCATGTTATGGGGTTTAGAAGTGGACTTACTAAGGCTATGAACGAAGCTTTTAAAAATTCAAAAATAAGTAAAAAAGATATTCCAAATCTTACGGGAGATGATTTTAAAGAGGGACTTACAGCTGTCATTTCTGTTAAAGTTCCAGAACCTCAATTTGAAGGTCAAACAAAGAGTAAGCTTGGTAATTCTGAGATAAAGAAAATAGTTGAGATTATTGTATATGAGCATTTATTGGAAATTATTAATTCAAATCCTTTAGAGATAGACATTATTCTTGAAAAAGCAATAAGAGCCGCTCGTGCTCGTGAGGCTGCAAGAAAAGCAAGAGAATCAGAAAGGAAAAAAAATGCATTTGAAAGCTTGGCATTGCCCGGAAAATTGGCTGATTGCGCTTCTAAAAACCCCTCAGAAAGAGAGATCTATATTGTAGAAGGTGATTCTGCTGGAGGAAGTGCCAAAATGGGTAGAAATAGATTTTTTCAGGCCATTTTACCATTATGGGGGAAAATGCTTAATGTTGAGAAAACAAGGGAGGACAAGGTAATTACCAATGACAAGCTTATTCCTATAATCGCATCTCTTGGCGCAGGAGTTGGCAAAACTTTTGATATTACAAAACTTCGTTACCACAAGGTTATTATTATGGCAGATGCTGATGTTGATGGATCTCATATTAGAACCTTGCTTTTAGCTTTTTTCTTTAGATATATGAGAGATTTAATTGAAAATGGATATATATATATAGCAATGCCTCCTCTTTATAAAATGAAGTATGATAATCGTATTTATTATTTTTATGACGAGAAAGAAAAAGAAAAATTTTTAGATTCTATTGAAACTAAAAATCGCAATAATATCTTTCTTCAAAGATATAAAGGTCTCGGGGAGATGAATCCAACTCAGCTTTGGGAAACGACTATGGATCCTGCTAGAAGAAAAATGAGATTGATAAATATAGATGATGCTATTGAGGCTGAAAAAATTTTTGTTACCCTTATGGGAGATTTAGTTGAGCCTAGAAAAGAATTTATTGAACAGAATGCACTCAATGTAATTAATCTTGATGTGTAA